The Paraphotobacterium marinum genome segment TAAATGAATTAGTTTAACTCTAATTCATTTTTTTATGCAAAATTTTAATCACTTTTTTACAATCATTAAGAAAATCATCATATCTTTCGTACTTTGCTTATCAGTTGTCTCTTGTGGCGGTAATGAGAGCAATGATAATACATTTAAAGAAAATGAAGGTGTATCTTCTTCTCAATCTCTTGAAAACAATAATCATGATGAAAATAACGAAAGTGATGAAAATAACGAAAGTGATGAAAATAACGAAAGTGATGAAAATAACGAAAGTGATGAAAATAACGAAAGTGATGAAAATAATGAGAATGATGAAAATAACGAAAGTGATGAAAATAACGAAAGTGATGAAAATAACGAGAATGATGAAAATAACGAGAATGATGAAAATAACGAGAATGATGAAAATAATGAGAATGATGAAAATAATGAGAATGATGAAAATAATGAAAATAATGAAAATAATGAGAATGATGAAAATAATGAGAATGATGAAAATAATGAGAACGATCAAAACGAACAAGATAATTGTTCTCAAGGTGAAAATATCGTAAATCTAGTTGTTTATTCAAATGATTTAATTAAAAATCTACCATCAATGGTTCCTGGATTCGCTGGAACGGGTTTTACACTTTTTGGAAAAATGACGTTTGAGGTTGGTTCATTTGAATCAGGTATTTTAACAATTCAAGATGATGATGAATTTTTTGATGATGATTCGTATTTTTTAAACGGGGAGATAATTGTTGACGAATCAGATCCTCAAATTGCAAAAAACACCTTCTCTATGATAGCCGAAGAGGATATTGTATACTCTTACACGAAATATTTTGTCTCAAACCTAACTACCAATGAATCTGGTATATTATATGGAATAGATAATGACTTTGACTTTCCTATCTTTGCAACGACTATAATTATTAATTCTGGAGATTTACTTGAGTGGAATGGCGAGCCTGGGGTAATTCCTGATGTCAATGAATCTATAGATATGATTGATGTTGAGTTTGGTAGAGTAAAGTATAGTGATCTACAACAAAGCATTGATGAATCATGTCCTGAAGAATAGAGCTATATTATGCTTCAATTAATCATATAGTTTATTCAACTATGATTAAGATTTTAATTAATTCATCACAAGTGTAAATTTGAAAATTATTACATATTTATTAATGTTTTTTGTAGTAATTTTTAATTTTAAAAATACTTCCTTTTAGTAACCCAAATTTTTAATTTAAAATTTTAAATTTGCAAATATTATAATTTTTTTGTGAAATTCTGATTTTAAAAAAATTACATATCATGCCCCTTGATATTAAATATTATCATAACTACTTGTTTATATTACAAATAACCAATCATTAATAGTTTTGGCATTAAAAATGCTTATTAAGTTCATTAGTCAAATTAATGACATCTAATTAAGGATATTTTATGTGCCTTCAAAACTTACTAAATGCTTTCAGAAAAATTTTAATAGTAATTTTTTGTACATCATTTCTATATGGTTGCGGTGACAGTAACACATTCAAAGAACAAGATAGTCAACCAGCTCCTCAGGAACAACCGGTTTCCAATGATCCTGAGCCTGATGCAGACTCAGCCCCAGATAGTGATTCTCCTAATAATGATCCTGATTCCGATTCAAATGGTGATGATAACTCTAGTGTTTTTTTGGGCTCTGGAAATGATAATGATGATGATAATGATGGGGTTAGTAATAATAACGATGAATGTCCTAATACATTAAATGGAGTGGAAGTTGCTTCAGATGGATGCGCAGATTCAGATGGAGATGGTTCATCAGATAATAAAGATGATGATGATGATAATGATGGCGTCAATGATGATGAAGATGCTTGTGACAATACGGTTGCAGGTGCTACTGACTTTGACGGTGATGGTTGTGATGATGCCAACGATGACGATGATGATAACGATGGCGTGAATGACGGTGATGATGACTGTGACAACACAGTGACGGGCGCAGCTGACTTTGATAATGATGGTTGTGATGATGCCAACGATGATGATGATGATAACGATGGCGTGAATGACGATGATGACGCTTGTGACAATACGGTATTAGGTGCGACTGATTTTGATAAAGATGGTTGTGATGATGCTAACGATGATGATGATGATAACGATGGCGTGAATGACGATGATGACGCTTGTGACAATACGGTATTAGGTGCGACTGATTTTGATAAAGATGGTTGTGATGATGCCAACGATGACGATGATGACAACGATGGTGTCAATGATGGTGATGATGCTTGTGACAACACAGAGTTAGGTGCAACCGACTTTGATAATGACGGTTGTGATGATGCCAACGATGACGATGATGATAACGATGGTGTCAATGATGGCAATGATGCTTGTGATGATACTACACTGGGTGCACTTGATACCGATGGTGATGGTTGTGATGATGCCAACGACGATGATGATGATAACGATGGTGTGAATGACGAAAATGACAAGTGTCCCAATACACCTATAAATGAGCCTGACTTAGATCAAGATGGCTGCGGTGATGAAACACAAGATGATGACAGCGATGGCGATGGTGTAGATGACAGTAATGATGATTGTCCAAATACACCATCTGGTGCAACTGACTTTGATAATGACGGTTGTGATGATGCCAACGATGACGATGATGACAACGATGGTGTGAACGACGATGATGATGATTGTGACAACACAGAGATAGGCGCAACGGATTTCGATAATGACGGTTGTGATGATGCTAATGATGATGATGATGACAACGATGGTGTCAATGACGATGCAGATTCCTGTGATGATACAGTTTTAGGTGCAACTGACTTTGACAGTGATGGTTGTGATGATGCCAACGATGATGATGATGATAACGATGGTGTCAATGACGATGATGATGCTTGTGATGATACACCATTAAATACTAATGTTGCTGATAATGGTTGTACAGACACTGATGACGATGGTGTGGATGATGACGCAGATGCTTGTGACGACACAGTTTTAGGCGCAACGGATTTTGATAATGACGGTTGCGATGATGCCAACGATGATGATGATGATAACGATGGTGTGGATGATGACGCAGATACCTGTGATGATACACCTTTGAACACTAATGTTGCTGACAATGGTTGTACTGACACTGATGATGATGGTGTAGATGATGATGCGGATGCTTGTGATGATACAGTCGCAGGCGCAGCTGACTTTGATAATGATGGTTGTGATGATGCCAACGATGATGATGATGATAATGATGGTGTCAATGACGACGAAGATGCCTGTGATGATACAGTGACGGGCGCAGCTGACTTTGACGGCGATGGTTGTGACGATGCCAATGATGATGATGATGACAATGATGGCGTCAATGATGACGACGATGATTGTGATGACACGACATTAGATGCCACTGATACAGACAATGATGGTTGTGATGATGCCAACGATGATGATGATGATAACGATGGTGTGAATGACGACGATGATAAGTGTCCTAATACGCCAGAGAATGAGCCTGATTTAGACCAAGATGGATGTGGTGATGATACGCAAGATGATGACACTGATGGCGATGGTGTGGATGACAGTAATGATAATTGTCCGGACACTCCTTCTGGTGCCACTGATTTTGATAATGACGGTTGTGATGATGCCAATGATGACGATGATGATAACGATGGTGTCAATGACGACGATGATGATTGTGACAACACAGAGCTAGGTGCAACGGACTTTGATAATGATGGTTGTGACGATGCCAACGATGACGATGATGATAACGATGGCGTGAATGACGATGCAGATTCCTGTGATGATACCGTTCTAGGTGCGACTGATTTTGACAATGATGGTTGTGATGATGCCAACGATGATGATGATGATAACGATGGCGTCAATGACGACGATGATGACTGTGACAACACAGAGCTAGGTGCAACGGATTTTGATAATGATGGTTGTGATGATGCCAACGATGACGATGATGATAACGATGGTGTCAATGACGATGATGACGCCTGTGATGATACTGTCTTAGGCGCAACGGATTTTGATGGTGATGGTTGTGATGATGCCAACGATGACGATGATGACAACGATGGTGTGGATGATGACGCAGATGCTTGTGATGATACTGTTCTAGGTGCGACAGATTTCGATAATGACGGTTGTGACGATGCCAACGATGACGATGATGATAACGATGGCGTGAATGATGATGCAGATGATTGTGACAACACAGAGCTAGGCGCAACGGATTTTGATAATGATGGTTGTGATGATGCCAATGACGACGATGATGATAACGATGGCGTCAATGACGACGATGATGACTGTGACAACACAGAGCTAGGTGCAACGGATTTTGACGGCGATGGTTGTGATGATGCAAACGATGATGATGATGACAACGATGGCGTGGATGATGATGCAGATGCCTGTGATGATACAGTTCTAGGTGCAACGGATTTCGATAATGACGGTTGTGATGATGCCAATGATGACGATGATGATAACGATGGCGTCAATGACGACGATGATGACTGTGACAACACAGAGCTAGGTGCAACGGATTTTGACGGCGATGGTTGTGATGATGCAAACGATGATGATGATGACAACGATGGCGTGGATGATGATGCAGATTCCTGTGATGATACAGTTCTAGGTGCAACGGATTTCGATAATGACGGTTGTGATGATGCCAATGATGACGATGATGACAACGATGGCGTGGATGATGATGCAGATTCCTGTGATGATACAGTATTAGGCGCAACTGACTTTGACGGTGATGGTTGTGATGATGCCAATGACGACGATGATGATAACGATGGCGTCAATGACGACGATGATGACTGTGACAACACAGAGCTAGGTGCAACGGATTTTGACGGCGATGGTTGTGATGATGCCAATGACGACGATGATGATAACGATGGCGTCAATGACGACGATGATGACTGTGACAACACAGAGCTAGGTGCAACGGATTTTGACGGCGATGGTTGTGATGATGCCAACGATGATGATGATGACAACGATGGCGTGGATGATGACGCAGATGCCTGTGATGATACAGTTCTAGGTGCAACGGATTTCGATAATGACGGTTGTGATGATGCCAATGATGATGATGATGACAACGATGGCGTGGATGATGATGCAGATGCCTGTGATGATACAGTATTAGGCGCAACGGATTTTGATAATGATGGTTGTGATGATGCCAACGATGATGATGATGACAACGATGGCGTGGATGATGATGCAGATGCCTGTGATGATACAGTATTAGGCGCAACGGATTTTGATAATGATGGTTGTGACGATGCCAATGATGACGATGATGACAACGATGGTGTGGATGATGACGCAGATGCCTGTGATGATACTGTTCTAGGCGCAGCTGACTTTGACGGTGATGGTTGTGATGATGCCAACGATGATGATGATGACAACGATGGCGTCAATGACGACGATGATGACTGTGACAACACAGTGACGGGCGCAGCTGACTTTGACGGTGATGGTTGTGATGATGCCAACGATGATGATGATGATAACGATGGTGTAAACGATGATAATGATAATTGTCCAGAAACACCGCTTAATTCAAATGTTAATGATGAAGGGTGTACATTTGAAGATGATGATGGGGATGGTGTAGGCAATGACGATGATGATTGTCCAAATACACCAGCAGGTAACCCAGTTAACTCAAATGGTTGTACCGATACCGATGGAGACGGCGTTCCAGATGTGGATGATGAAGAAAATGGAATTGGTTTACTGACCGTACCTTCAAATCCAAGTTTCTTGACACAACAAGGTGATAATGCAACTCATTTTTATAATATTGATTATCACATAGGAACTAACGGGGAAGAGTATTTATACGCCATAGGAAGAACATACGGAGATGGTGGACTTGATTTGCTCATTCACAGAATTGATCCAATAAATCATCAATATTTGGCAACTCAAACTCAAAGAAATGATACTAGTAATGGATGGGATTATGCTTCTGAGTTAACAATTGATGATAATGGCAATATTTATGTAGTTGCAAGAACACAGGGTGATCATGCTACTATCCATCCTTCATTAGAAACAGGAATGTTAAGTGGTACGCATGGCATTGGTGCTCTAAGTAAATATGATAAGGATTTAAATTTAATTTGGTTAATTCAACCCGGTCATAGCGGTAATAATAGTGACAGAAGTGTACCTTATACGGTAGATGTTACAAATGATTACGTATTTGTTGCAGGTTTCACGCAATCTCCAATACTTGGACAAGGAAGTATTGATGGACAAAATGACGCCTACCTAGAAATTTATGCAAATGAAAATGATGCTAGTATATATCCTTCTGATAATTCGCAAGTATTACCAAAAGCAGCTTTACGTTTAGGAACAGAAAAATTTGAGTCTATTTATGACATTAAAGTAGTTGAATCTGGACAAGACTTGATTATTAATCTTGTGGGATCAACACAAGGAGATATCGATGAATTCACTACTGTCAATAATACGAATAATGGTGTGAATGATAACTATGATCCATTCATTGCGAAATATCGTTTTAACACCAGTACTGAAACGTTAACAGAAATATGTGCTTATCAAGATAATAGAACAACTTTTACAGATGAAGCGCACAACATTGAAGTGGATAGCGAAAATAACATTTATATTTCAGGTCGAGTTAAAACAACCTCTAATGATAATTCCCGTGATGGTTTTGTGATGAAATATGACAGTGACTGTCAACCTGTTTGGTCAGATTACTCTATTGTTCGAGCAAGTGGCAATGGTAATGAAGATGCAATAGATGATATTGAACTATCAGTGAATGAAAATAGGATTTACTTTGTGGGTGATACTTTTGGTGGACAAATGGAAAACCAAGACAATCCAATTGGAGGACTCGGGGGTTATGACTATTTTGTTGGGGCGATGAACACCATTAATGGTGGGATTATTGATGTACAACAGTTTGGCTCATCTAGCAATAATATTGCTTATGACTTAGCGGTTACAGATAATAATGTTATTTATGTTGTAACCAGAAGCTATAGCGATGCCTCTATTTCAGGTGCAAACTCAACTTCTACTCAAACAGGTAGCTCAGTGATTCAAGAGTTTTATGATTTATCTTATGATTATGATGGTGATGGCATCATAGCACAGGATGATACTGATAAAGATGGAGTTGAAGATACTTGTCCTGATACACTAGAGCTCACAGGTGATGTAACCAATCCATTTAAAAATGATTGTCCTGTAGATGCGTCATTTGAAGATGATGATGGCGATGGCGTTGGTGATGATGATGATGATTGTCCGAATACGCCTATTGGCTCACCTGTAAATGACAGTGGTTGTATCGACACCGATGGAGATGGTACCGCAGATGATGAAGATGATTTTCCAAATGATCCAGATGAAGATACAGATACAGATGGTGATGGAACCGGTGACAATGAAGATACCGATGATGATAATGATGGAACATCAGATGAAGATGAAGATAATAATGGAACCGATCCACTAGTGTACGAGTCTAGAGAGCATGAGTTTTCAGTCTTTGGGGTAAAATTCCTACCTGAAAGTGGCATTGATTTCTTTGGCTTACCAACTGGAGGGTTAAATAATCCCATCACATATCAAGTTCCAGGTGATGATTATTATGAAATATTAACAGTTCAAGATGATGATCAGTTTTTAAATGATGTAGATTCAGGTGATACAGAAGATACTTCTGAGCAAACCTTAAACATGAACTTGACTTGGAACCAAATCGATTACTTTATGACTTTTTCACAAGATTATCGAACAGAGTTATCTAATGGTGAAAGGTTGAACAGTTACCAATGCTACAATGTTAATAATCTAACAACAGGTGAGTCTGGCTTCATTTGTAATATAGGAACTAGTTTAAATGAAACGAAGAAGCATAATGTATTTGCTAAAACAATCAGTATTGTTAGCGGAGATACTTTAGAGTATTTTATTACTGATAATTATGACTTAGGACGAGTGCCTTATCGCGATTTATGTTTAATGATATCTTGTGGACATGATTCAGATGGCGATACTTTAAGCGATGAATTGGAGGCGACATTAGGAACAGATCCAAATAATCCTGATACAGATGGGGATGGTGTTGATGATCGAGAAGAGTTACAAAATGGAACCGATCCAACAGTGGCTGATGATGGCGCTGATATTACGTCAGGTGTCAATTTAGATAATAATTATGGTAGTAGTGCTGAAAGCCACTTGGTTTATAATACTGATAACTTGAATTATAACCCACTTTATCGTTCAGCTGATAACCAAGAGATGCCTTGGGCGGTTTCGATTACGCTAAAAACAGATATTGTAACAACTTCAGTGCCAACTATAGTATGGTCTTATGCTTCAAGCACTATTGATAGAAATAAAGCGCATGCAACTTTGTATATCCAGAATCAAAAGTTAAAATTTGCTTATGGTACCCACTATAATCATTTAAGGTTTACCTCGGTAGATACGATTGATTTGTCAAGCTGGAGTAGTGTAGTAACGATTTACAAAGGTGGTAAAACAGGTGGGGGCAGTAATCAATTAAATCAATTTTATAATGAGTTTGAATTTTATTTGGTTGCATTGGATGGAACTGTTCAAGAAATTCCTATGAATGGTGCACATCGAAACTATGGCTATAGTAATCAAATGCAAAGTGGTAAGTTCCGTATAGCAGCAACAGGCCAATATAATGGTATAAATAATTGGTATAAACCAGCCTCAAGTGGAGATACGGTCCAATCATATAATTATTTAAGTGGTTCGATAGCCTATACCATTATGACAACTTTGACGCCATTGAAAGCAGACAATATTACGGATGAAGAAATCCAAGCAATGGCTTTTGATCCGACTACATGGTTAGCAGATTATAAAGAAGACACTAACTATAGAGTGTCGGGGTCAACTAATATCACTTCAAACTTCACATCAAGTGATGCGAGTGATAATTCTTGGAAATCAACTCAAGTATGGATCTTTGATGAGAATAATATAGTGACCAATGGTACCTATGATTACTTATCGAGTGAAGTAAACTCTCCAACAACAGGAATAGGAGATGCTTATTTGATTTTTAATGATGTTGACGCATCGTTATTCGAAAATTATTAAAGTTAAAAATAACATGCAAAAAGCTACACAAATAAGTGTAGCTTTTTTTTGTTCGCAATTATTTTAGCAATATGCAATTTATCGCAACATATAAAAAACAAAATCAACACTTTAATGTTGGCATTGATTATGCTTAATCATCCTTATTAGTCAAATTTCTGACATTGTATTAAGGATGTATTATGTGCCTTCAACATTTACTATTCACATTAAAGAAAGTCATTTTAGTTTTGTTATGTTCAACTCTTCTTTTTGCCTGTGGAGACAGTAACACATTCAAAGAACAAGATAGTCAATCAGCAGCTCAGGAACAACCGGTTTCCAATGATCCTGAGCCTGATGCAGACTCAGCCCCAGATAGTGATTCTCCTAATAATGATCCTGATTCCGATTCAAATGGTGATGATAACTCTAGTGTTTTTTTGGGCTCTGGAAATGATAATGATGATGATAATGACGGGGTTAGTAATAATAACGATGAATGTCCTAATACATTAAATGGAGTGGAAGTTGCTTCAGATGGATGCGCAGATTCAGATGGAGATGGTTCATCAGATAATAAAGATAATGACGATGATAATGATGGCGTTAATGATGATGAAGATGCTTGTGACAATACGGTTGCAGGTGCTACTGACTTTGACGGTGATGGTTGTGATGATGCCAACGATGATGATGATGATAACGATGGCGTGAATGACGATGATGACACTTGTGACAATACGATATTAGGTGCGACTGATTTTGATAATGATGGTTGTGATGATGCCAACGATGATGATGATGATAACGACGGTGTCAATGATGATGAGGACGCTTGTGACAATACAGAGAGAGGTGCAACGGATTTCGATAATGATGGTTGTGATGATGCCAACGATGATGATGATGATAACGACGGTGTCAATGACGGCGATGATGACTGTGACAACACAGTGACGGGCGCGGCTGACTTTGATAAAGATGGTTGTGATGATGCCAACGATGACGATGATGATAACGATGGTGTTAATGATGGTGATGATGCTTGTGACAACACAGAGTTAGGTGCAACCGACTTTGATAATGACGGTTGTGATGATGCCAACGATGACGATGATGATAACGATGGTGTCAATGATGGCAATGATGCTTGTGATGATACTACACTGGGTGCGCTTGATACCGATGGTGATGGTTGTGATGATGCCAACGACGATGATGATGATAACGATGGTGTGAATGACGAAAATGACAAGTGTCCCAATACACCCATAAATGAGCCTGATTTAGATCAAGATGGCTGCGGTGATGAAACACAAGATGATGACAGCGATGGCGATGGTGTAGATGACAGTAATGATGATTGTCCAAATACACCATCTGGTGCAACTGACTTTGATAATGACGGTTGTGATGATGCCAACGATGACGATGATGACAACGATGGTGTGAACGACGATGATGATGATTGTGACAACACAGAGATAGGCGCAACGGATTTCGATAATGATGGTTGTGACGATGCAAACGATGACGATGATGATAATGATGGTGTCAATGACGATGATGATTATTGTGACAACACAGAGCTAGGCGCAACGGATTTTGATAATGATGGTTGTGACGATGCCAATGATGATGATGATGACAATGATGGTGTCAACGACGATGATGATGCTTGTGATGATACACCATTAAATACTAATGTTGCTGATAATGGTTGTACAGACACTGATGACGATGGTGTGGATGATGACGCAGATGCCTGTGACGACACAGAGCTTGGTGCGACTGACTTTGATAATGACGGTTGTGATGATGCCAACGATGATGATGACGATAACGATGGTGTGGATGATGACGCAGATACCTGTGATGATACACCTTTGAACACTAATGTTGCTGACAATGGTTGTACTGACACTGATGATGATGGTGTAGATGATGATGCGGATGCTTGTGATGATACAGTCGCAGGCGCAGCTGACTTTGATAATGATGGTTGTGATGATGCCAACGATGATGATGATGATAATGATGGTGTCAATGACGACGAAGATGCCTGTGATGATACAGTGACGGG includes the following:
- a CDS encoding thrombospondin type 3 repeat-containing protein — encoded protein: MCLQNLLNAFRKILIVIFCTSFLYGCGDSNTFKEQDSQPAPQEQPVSNDPEPDADSAPDSDSPNNDPDSDSNGDDNSSVFLGSGNDNDDDNDGVSNNNDECPNTLNGVEVASDGCADSDGDGSSDNKDDDDDNDGVNDDEDACDNTVAGATDFDGDGCDDANDDDDDNDGVNDGDDDCDNTVTGAADFDNDGCDDANDDDDDNDGVNDDDDACDNTVLGATDFDKDGCDDANDDDDDNDGVNDDDDACDNTVLGATDFDKDGCDDANDDDDDNDGVNDGDDACDNTELGATDFDNDGCDDANDDDDDNDGVNDGNDACDDTTLGALDTDGDGCDDANDDDDDNDGVNDENDKCPNTPINEPDLDQDGCGDETQDDDSDGDGVDDSNDDCPNTPSGATDFDNDGCDDANDDDDDNDGVNDDDDDCDNTEIGATDFDNDGCDDANDDDDDNDGVNDDADSCDDTVLGATDFDSDGCDDANDDDDDNDGVNDDDDACDDTPLNTNVADNGCTDTDDDGVDDDADACDDTVLGATDFDNDGCDDANDDDDDNDGVDDDADTCDDTPLNTNVADNGCTDTDDDGVDDDADACDDTVAGAADFDNDGCDDANDDDDDNDGVNDDEDACDDTVTGAADFDGDGCDDANDDDDDNDGVNDDDDDCDDTTLDATDTDNDGCDDANDDDDDNDGVNDDDDKCPNTPENEPDLDQDGCGDDTQDDDTDGDGVDDSNDNCPDTPSGATDFDNDGCDDANDDDDDNDGVNDDDDDCDNTELGATDFDNDGCDDANDDDDDNDGVNDDADSCDDTVLGATDFDNDGCDDANDDDDDNDGVNDDDDDCDNTELGATDFDNDGCDDANDDDDDNDGVNDDDDACDDTVLGATDFDGDGCDDANDDDDDNDGVDDDADACDDTVLGATDFDNDGCDDANDDDDDNDGVNDDADDCDNTELGATDFDNDGCDDANDDDDDNDGVNDDDDDCDNTELGATDFDGDGCDDANDDDDDNDGVDDDADACDDTVLGATDFDNDGCDDANDDDDDNDGVNDDDDDCDNTELGATDFDGDGCDDANDDDDDNDGVDDDADSCDDTVLGATDFDNDGCDDANDDDDDNDGVDDDADSCDDTVLGATDFDGDGCDDANDDDDDNDGVNDDDDDCDNTELGATDFDGDGCDDANDDDDDNDGVNDDDDDCDNTELGATDFDGDGCDDANDDDDDNDGVDDDADACDDTVLGATDFDNDGCDDANDDDDDNDGVDDDADACDDTVLGATDFDNDGCDDANDDDDDNDGVDDDADACDDTVLGATDFDNDGCDDANDDDDDNDGVDDDADACDDTVLGAADFDGDGCDDANDDDDDNDGVNDDDDDCDNTVTGAADFDGDGCDDANDDDDDNDGVNDDNDNCPETPLNSNVNDEGCTFEDDDGDGVGNDDDDCPNTPAGNPVNSNGCTDTDGDGVPDVDDEENGIGLLTVPSNPSFLTQQGDNATHFYNIDYHIGTNGEEYLYAIGRTYGDGGLDLLIHRIDPINHQYLATQTQRNDTSNGWDYASELTIDDNGNIYVVARTQGDHATIHPSLETGMLSGTHGIGALSKYDKDLNLIWLIQPGHSGNNSDRSVPYTVDVTNDYVFVAGFTQSPILGQGSIDGQNDAYLEIYANENDASIYPSDNSQVLPKAALRLGTEKFESIYDIKVVESGQDLIINLVGSTQGDIDEFTTVNNTNNGVNDNYDPFIAKYRFNTSTETLTEICAYQDNRTTFTDEAHNIEVDSENNIYISGRVKTTSNDNSRDGFVMKYDSDCQPVWSDYSIVRASGNGNEDAIDDIELSVNENRIYFVGDTFGGQMENQDNPIGGLGGYDYFVGAMNTINGGIIDVQQFGSSSNNIAYDLAVTDNNVIYVVTRSYSDASISGANSTSTQTGSSVIQEFYDLSYDYDGDGIIAQDDTDKDGVEDTCPDTLELTGDVTNPFKNDCPVDASFEDDDGDGVGDDDDDCPNTPIGSPVNDSGCIDTDGDGTADDEDDFPNDPDEDTDTDGDGTGDNEDTDDDNDGTSDEDEDNNGTDPLVYESREHEFSVFGVKFLPESGIDFFGLPTGGLNNPITYQVPGDDYYEILTVQDDDQFLNDVDSGDTEDTSEQTLNMNLTWNQIDYFMTFSQDYRTELSNGERLNSYQCYNVNNLTTGESGFICNIGTSLNETKKHNVFAKTISIVSGDTLEYFITDNYDLGRVPYRDLCLMISCGHDSDGDTLSDELEATLGTDPNNPDTDGDGVDDREELQNGTDPTVADDGADITSGVNLDNNYGSSAESHLVYNTDNLNYNPLYRSADNQEMPWAVSITLKTDIVTTSVPTIVWSYASSTIDRNKAHATLYIQNQKLKFAYGTHYNHLRFTSVDTIDLSSWSSVVTIYKGGKTGGGSNQLNQFYNEFEFYLVALDGTVQEIPMNGAHRNYGYSNQMQSGKFRIAATGQYNGINNWYKPASSGDTVQSYNYLSGSIAYTIMTTLTPLKADNITDEEIQAMAFDPTTWLADYKEDTNYRVSGSTNITSNFTSSDASDNSWKSTQVWIFDENNIVTNGTYDYLSSEVNSPTTGIGDAYLIFNDVDASLFENY